The DNA segment TGTGAGGCTGCGCCGGGGCCAAGTTCGCGCCAGCTCCCAGCACCAGCGGTCGGGGCAGAGCACGGCCTGGTCGCCCTTCCCAAGCAGAGCGAGGGGGGCGAGTGTTCTGGGCTGCTGCAGACCTAGGGCTGTCGGACCGCGGAGCTGTGCCCCTGCTGCACCACACTCATCcccagacagacagacaccccTGACCGGAGCCCAACGCCGGTGCTTACAGAGCTGCTTCTCAGGGGCTGGTGAGCCCTTGCTGTGCCCTGCCTTGCCCCACGGGCACGCAGCAGCCCGGAGCTAAGCAACATCCTGCCTTGGAATCAAAACATCTGGCTGCACCCCACTGCCTGCCCTGGCACTCATGCCGTGCCCCCGCGCCTGCCGCGTGCCCGGGCTGCGGGGTGCCCAGGGCAGACACCCCGTGATGTCATTGGAGATTGGGCAATATCCAGCATCCTTtgggcagctggggaggggctgggaaggCCAGTGCTGGTCGCTGGCTTTTGCGAGGAGTCAGGCTAATAAGTGCTAATTACCACCATACTGGACAAGTCAGCAGGTGCTGAGGATTAGGTGAGACGAGAGCCAGAAGGAGAACTGGTGCCGGCTGCCCCTGACCGCCGGGAGCCACCACTTCTCCCGCTGGTGCAACCTTCAGCTGCTTCTGTCTCAGGGCTGAAATCCATGATtctccctgccagctgctgtgAGCCGATTATCCAAACAGGGAGGTTAAATGTGCCCAGCTGTCCAGGCCACCCTGCCCCGGGAGCATGTTGAGGGTGACCAGCCGGACCCCACTCTGCAAGAGGCTGCTGAGCTGCCTCGAGTGTCCCATCCCTGGCCGCTCGCGAGGGACTCGCGCTGGCAGCACGTACCTCTGGGAGAGCTGccctctcccaccgcagccacGGGCTGTGGGTCCCTGCGAGCTCCGCGGCTGGCACAGGCACCGCTGCAGAGGTGCAATCTGGCTTCCTCCCCTCCACTAAGATGTCAGTAGCTCTGGTTTCTGCAACACTTCCGCAGGGTTTAAAAATCAGTCTTAGTGCGGTTCTGTTCCTGGATGGGGTCTGGCTGGTGAAGTGAAAACCAGAAGTGAGCAGCTGAGCTGCTAGCAACATGCGATGTGGCACGGGGGCGGGGAGCAAGAAAGGCAAAGGGCATCAGCTGCCCATCACCCAGCACTCGGCACGACGCAGCCCCACGCCGCCGAGGCAGAGATAAGCACCCCAGCCATCCGAAAACAGCCCCAAGGTTGGGAGCCGGCTGGGCGCAGCGCGGTAGTACTTGGCAGAGTTCTGCTCTGCCCCGGGCGAGCCCCCAGAGGCACCGGCCCCCAGCCGGAGACGCGCTCAGCTGCGTGCAGGTGAAATGGCCGAGTCCCAGCTGCGGCTCCACTCCAGCCGAGTGCGATGCCCTGGGGTGCTCTCCTCCAGTTTGGCTCTTGGAGGCAGTGGATGAACCAAGGCCCACAGGCTGCGCCTGAGTCAGATCATTTAAGATCTGAGTGCCGGCCACAGCTAATTGCACCCACGCCGCTGAGCCACCAAGGGCTCCAGAAAGAGGAATCCCACAGGGGCACTTGTCACAGGAGCAGGAACCGGGCAGAGCCCGTGCTGGCAGCCATGGGAATGGTTCAGAACGTGGTTGTCTCAAAGGCATCACAGAAGCtgtctctgcaggcagcacagccccGGCCTGCAGGCGCCCACCCGGCAGCCTGGCATGGCACCGGTGGAAGCAGACCAAGGGAGCGGGATGAAAGGAAAGCGCGGTGTGGGCACGTGAAACCCCAGGGAGCCGCTCCACACCtctcagagaaaacaaatgccatGGTAATGCACGGCTTGGGCGTGTAACTGTCCTCTCAACCTGCCGCTGAGTAATGGGAAGAGCTTCACTGCCCAGGGTCCTCAAGCTCCCgtcccagccagagctgcctggCACCAGTTCTTCCGCACAGCTGGCTCGAGCCCAGGGCAGGACAAtgcctgctcctgcagcagagcaaaCTCACCCACTGCTGCCCTAAAACACAGTGCCTCTGGGGAGCCTCAGGGCCCGTCTCCTCCATACCCCTCTGCTCTCAGCCTCACCAGCAACTTGGCCAGCTCACTTGcttctttctgttctcttccAGTTCCCTCCCTACAGACCCTCTGCCGGCTGGTCATCCAGAAGCACATCGTCCACCGCCTGGCCATCGACGGCCTGGACCTGCCCCCGCCACTGAAGAGCTTCTGCCAACACGAGTGAGGTGTGGAGGGTGCTGCCCTGGGCTGCCATCCACGCCGACAGCCCCACTGGTGATGGCCGGCAGGCTGCCCTGGCAGGATCCGTGCCCCTAGCTGCCCTGTCACCCCTGGGGCGCCTGCGCACACGGCATGTGCCGCCAAAGGGCCGACGCAAGAGCACAAGCAGCGCCTCAGAGGGACTTTCCTCCGTGCAGAGGGGTGCGGCAGGGCCAGTGCGCGGGCAGGAGGGTGCCACAGGTCAGAGTGAGCAATAAAGCGCTTCCAGCCAGAAAGCGAGCATGCTGGGGGGGTTGCTGGCACATGGAGCAACGCAGAGGGAGCGCGGATTGCTGCCCGACCCACCACGGGCCCACTGCCATTGAGGCTGTGCTAACTGCTGGCAGCGGGAGGCCCCCGCGCACCAGGGTACCggtggagctgggctggctggggtAGGCACCGCAGGACCCGCAGAACCCCTGCAGCCAGGACACCCGGCCCTGCCGGTGGGGTCAGCACCCTGTGGTACAAGGCTTCGACACAAGCCCAGTGCCAGGCCAGTTCTCAACAGGGCAAGGCCAGTGCTGGGCAGCTCTGGGGGCTGGTGTGCTGCCCGGCTCCCATCTGGAGGAGGAAGCTGcggctttgggttttttgttagTCCCTAGCCAAGGGGactttcttccccttccatGTCAGGGCATTTTGTGCGGCTGCATGGGGTGCCTCAGGGGAGCTGCCTTCCAGTAAGGCGGGAAGAGTTCCATCAAAGGAGGGCTTGGGGGGCTAGGACCCCCCTGCGCTTCAGCAGCCACTTGTGGGAGCAGCTCCCCCCTCCAGCAAGGAACAAAGCCAGGCTCAGGACCTCTCCGTGGCCCAGGAACGAAGCTGGGATCACCCAGGTGGATCAGAGCAAGGGCTGGGATGGGTGGAGCACGGGAGGGCACAGCACGATGCTCACGTGGAGGGTAAATTACAGCTGGGTGGTTGTCTGGGCCAGGCAGTTTCGCTCTTGGGAAAGATGTTTACCCAGAGAGCGAGGATGAGTTATTTCCTGTGCTCCCAATGTGGAGGGGGACGGGGCGGATGCCAGAGGGAAACCCGCAGCACCCAGGGAGCTGCACTGGCAGCAGCTGTTGCTCAGGCACATGCCTGTGGCCACAGAGCTGGTCACAGTGACCTGGTGCAGGGTCCAGCTATCCCACCGGCTGGGAAGGGGAGCCCTGCACTCCCCAGCTCCAGGAGCCGGGACTGGGCCCTCCTCCAAACCCCTCATCCTTTGGCTGGTGGGGATGGCAGCTGGTGTTCCCGCAgtgcctgtgctgggctggcaggAAAGGCACAGTCAGAGCTGCGCAGAGcaagaggcagagggaagagcCCTCTGAAAATCGGAGGGGTGCCCACACGCGCCAGGAAGAGAGATGGTGAGGGGGCCGGCAGGCAGAGCCTTCCAGGCCTCTTCTACAGCATGGCTAAGGGGTGAAACAAGCAGCGCCAAGTTTACAGAAGGGTGTTTTCGGAAACACTACACTATATTTAGTCAGCGGGATTCGATACTATCAGATAATGTTACAAAACCCTCAATCAAGAGGAAATCCCCAACCATGCAGCAGTCCTACTCCTGCAACGGGCCAACTCTACTGAAACCAAAACATTAATGAAGGAAGCATTAATCGGGGAAAACACCAATTGTGACTGAAACACAGCGATGAGCGAGGTCTCTGATGCCCCCTGCCACGTCCTGCAGGACACAGCCTGCCATGTCCCAACATGACGGGCTtcagagctgctggtgctggagtTGTTCTTGCTGGCAAGGGGGACGGGGAGCTCACCTAGCCCGAGAACAACGCCTGAGGACCAGGCCTTGTTTACTCTTCTCGGCatttttcctcccccaccccgtATGTTTAAAGCCTTTGCTCTCCACCTCACCGCAGCTTTGTTTGCCCTGCTgtgacccccagcacccctcctgcctcccccagcacaCCAGCTGTTGACAAGGGAGGGCGGGTTCCCCTTTTTGAGGAACTGAGAGCAGCTGCCGTAACCAGACAAACAACTCCTCTGCTCCAGACCacgggctgtgctgctggcagtggAGATTGCCACCCTCTGGATCTGCTGCCTCCTAACAAGCCAGCTCACTCCACTAACTGGAGGGCACTGCAATGAGACAAGACCACCAAGAAGCACCATCCCAAGCCCTGCCTGATCTCACAGGCTGAGTGAGCCCCACCgtcccatcctgccagcagggaggcactggcacagagaCAGATGCAGCTCCCGAGCGATACAATGCCGATTTATTGGCTTTCTTGCACAACACATCGCAGCTGGATGCTGGAAGGACCTGCAGGTGCTGGCTGCAGATCAAGTAATTTTGTCACATGTTATTACACCATCACCTCCCACACCACACCACCCATGGTTGGCTCCCAGCCACATCTCCTGTTAGCCAGGTCAGTGGCCAGCTACCCATCCAGCATGATCCAGAGTTCCCAATCCGGTTCCTCAGCTGCCCTGTGCAAGATGTGACGCTCGCTCAGTGGATAAGGAGCCCAAATTGCCCCTTCCATGCTGAGCCTTGAGAGGGTGGCAGGCTGAGGGGAGTGCATGTGGAAGCCGGGACACCAGCAGAGTGACAAACAGGTCTCCCACACATCTGCTGCCCCGCTGCTCCCGAGGGCTCACACACAGAGCGGCCAGCTCGGCTCCCGCTCAGTGCTAGAGCTTCACCTCGACGTAGGGCCCAATCCAGCTGTCAGCCAGCTCCCGGAGTGTCCTGTACCTGTGCTCAaactcctccctgctgcagtgggTGAGAAGCCGGCTGACCTCTGCCGTGAGGAAGGACACCACCAGGGATTTATCCAAAGACTCATTCCAGGAGCTCTTCAGGATCTCCAGGAGGCCATCAGCACTGTCTTGCCCAGCCTGATGGGCATCACATCCCTTCTGCCACTGTCTGCTGAGCATCTCTGGCTGCAAGGTCTTCCTGTCCGAATTCAGCACAGCCAGGATGTGCCGGCAGGGCAGCTGGAAGACCTGGTTGAAGTGGCAAGTGCAGCTGCTCGGGCCTTTCATGTTGACCCTGTGGGCATCCTCCAGAACCTGTATGCTGAGAGCATCCTCCCCGGTACCTATCAGCTGCACGGACTTCTGAACCACTGCGAACTCACTCAGGCACAGTCTGGCAGCGGGCTCTGTGCAAATATCACTCAAAGACTGCTTGATGCCTTCCTCAGTCCTTCTGTTAATCTCCTCTTCACTGTCACCCTCCAGGTTTTCTGTGGCCTCCAGTTTAGCCACAGGAGAGGAAGGATCTAATGAGGACTGAGGGCTCATGGGCTCCCTCTGGAGGAGGAGAGCCTGGGGGGTTTCAGGCTGATGCTGAAGAGCTGCAGGGAGCTGAGGAGCTGACGGTCGACTCTGGAGAACAATCACGGGACTCTCAGCAGCTGTGAGTGAAGCcggcactggctgctgctgctgagctgctgctgtggtgggGGAGGCCTGGATGGAGCTCTGAAGCAGCTTACCCTGGCACGCCACAGGGGCGAGAGGCGAACCTGAGGCAGGCAGGCTTTGGGGAGCTGCCCAAGCGGCACAGTGATCAGGATGGGGAGCGGAGCACATCGCAGCATCAGGAGGGCTCTTAGAAACACACTTTTGGTAGTGCCGGGCTAAGGAGGTGATGCAGCTCTCCAAAGCGAGCTCAGCGCTGAAAACCTGGCTTAACCCCTGGGTAACGATCTCCAGGTCCCTAAAGTAGTTACTGGCCTCCCCCCAACTCCTCTCCCTGTGTGCAGCCCAGATCTCATCATCGAGCAGCCAGCGAATATGGAGCTGAGGCAGCAAGTCGGGCGCCACGAGGTCCCTCAGGAGCGCATGCATCTTCCTGCGGCTGCTCTCGGTGGCTGCGTGCACGGTGTCGCTCAGGGCGGCCAGGATCAGGCGCTCGACACGGTCCTCCAAGGCCAGCCGctggacctgctgctgcaggcGCTTGCAGAGGTGGAAGACGGAGAGTTGCACCTCCGCTGACGGAAAGGCCTGGGCGAGCGTGAGCGGCTGGGGGAGGCCGGGCCCCACCAGCAGGAGCCGGGTCTCGGCCCAGGCGGGGTTGAAGGCCCGGAACGCCCCGTACATGCGGGCCAGGCTCCCCGCCGACTCGTCCCGCGGGACGGCGAGGTGCACCACCCTGGCCATGCCGCCCTGCAGCCCCGGGGCCGGTCCGGCCACCAGGAAGACGTAGAGGACCCGGCCGGCCGTCCCAGCGGCCCGGTGCACCAGCAGCGCCCGGGGGAAGCGGGCGAAAACGCCGCCCATGGCGGCGCTCTGGAAGCTGACAGAGGCCATGCGGCCGCCCGCGCCCAGCTCGTAGGCCACCAGGGAGCCGCggcccgggcccggcggggccTGCGCCATCGCCATCCCTGCCGGGGCCGGGAACGCTcggccgcggccccgcggcAGCACGTCCCCTCCCCGCGGCCGCCGCTACCGGGGGGACATATCCCGGCGTGCCCCGCTCCgttccggggggggggggggggtgtatcCCGGCGTACCCCGCTCTCTGCCGGGGACGCCGCCAATCACCGTGGGGCGCTCCATGACGTCGGGCGGCGTTTGGGGCCCCCTGCCGGCCGGGCGCGCCCCCGGCACCGCCGCCGGTACCGGCCGGGCACGGCCCATCGCTGCCGGGACCGGAGGGcccgggcgctgcccggagcaGTCGCGGTACAGCGCACGGGGCCGGGGACGGCCGGGAGCTCCCCTCCGCCATCACGCATCTCCTCGGTGTCCCCGTTACTCGGAGCAGTACGGAGGCACCGGCTCCTCCTTcccggccgccggccccggtGACCGAGCCCAGGCAGCCAGGATCGCCGCCAGCGCCGAGCTGcgctcctccagctcctgcccctcGCACTGCATCAGCAGGTTGGCCAGCTCCAGGCTGAGGGACCGgactctctcctccctgccctccggCCGGTTGCCCACCGAGCCCCCGCCACAGCCCGGGGGACCGGCCCCAGGGGCCGGGAGCCGCTGGTACCTCCTCTGCCAGCGCCTGCACACCATGCCCTCCTCCACACGTCCCCGGTGCGCCTGCAGCACGGCCAGGACATGCCTGCAGGGGAGCCGGTAGCGGCGgtggaagcagcagctgcagctgcagcagtccCGGCTCACCCGGTGTGCGTCCTCCAGCAGCCGAACGGTGAGGCTGCCCGGCACCGggctgagcagctgggtggACGTCTGCACCACCTCCCactccttcaggcacagccagGAGCCCAGGTCCGTGCAGCTCTCCCACAGTGTGGCCAGCATGCTGTCCGTCCCCGCCGCTGCAGCCTGCCCAGTGGGCTCAGGGCGCTCGGCAAGAGCTGGAGAGCCAGAAACGGGGCCTGgtcctgctgcagcactggcacATGCGTCAGGCTGCTCCTGGAGGCTGCTCCAACCGTCCTCCTCGGTGCTTGAGGAGCCCCGGTTCAGGCTTTCCAAACTCCTGGAATCAAGGCAGTCCGCACACTCCAGAAAACGAAGAACGCTCGCCTCCAAGGACGGCTGCCAGCCAAAGAGGCTGGATATCCGGTGCATGATGAGGTCCAGGCTGTCCATGTGCGTGCCACAGGAGTGCAGACCTTTCTCTGCGTGCAGGCACCACAGCAGCTCGCAGGAGAACCAGTTGGCTCGCAGGTAGTTGTACAGCTCTGGGCTGACCACACGCTTCACCAGCTGGGAGAGGGCATCCAGACTTGCAGCTGAAGGGGAAAACACGGCCTTCTGCAAGGCCAGCATCAAGTTCTGCTTGAGTGAAGAGGAGATTTCTGCTTCCCTCACGTTCTTCTCGAGCAGTCGGACAGTGTGATAGACAGAAAGGAGCACCTGGGCAGCAGGAAAGAGCTCTTGGAGGATGGCTTTGTGAAAGAAGGACACGTCCACGAAAACAGTCTGGACCTTTTGCCACTCGGGGTTGAACTCCTTGAAGATGGTCAGCATTTTCCTGATGCTGGATGCTGTGTCATCCTTCAGCAGTGACAAGTGCACCACTTTCCCCACTCGCTCCTCACTCTCTACAAGGAGAGCATAGAGAACGTGTCCCCTCTCGCTCAGCACCCTGTGCAGCAGGaggctctcggggaactgcaTAAACAAGCTCTTCATCTTGCTGGTCTGGAAGCTGAGTCTGTCCAGGCCATGGTCACTGTCTGCGCTGATGGAGGCCAATGAGCCCCTGTCCACCCTTAGGAAGGTTTTCATGACCTCAGCCACCCTGATGAGCGCTGAGGCATTTTCCTTCACTGCTTCAGGGAGCGCGGGAGCCCCATACGGAGCAGGCGCCCCGTCCACCGGTTGTCCTGCAACCGTGTGTGAGTCCTCATGCGCCTCAGCACTGCTGTTGGTCCCACccacctgctgctgctcacagagTTCTGTTGCAGGGCCGTCACGTGTCGCGGTGCTTGCCGTCGCAGTGGCAGCTCTGGTCAGGGAAAACACCGGGTCCGCATGGATGTGGTCACTGTTCAGTTCGCTGATCACAAGCTGGTCAATGTCCTCCTTATATTGCAACACAAAGTAAGCCGGACACAAGctgggctgctgctttctcttcttgctgtatttttggGTCCGGGCACAACCAAACTTCACCTGCATGAACCTGCAAACATTGAGAAAGCGTTAGTGGGGTCAGCAATGGCAGTGTAGGCTGCCAGCACTTAGTTTAGGCTTTTCTTGCATGCCAACTCTATATTCAATCGGTGAGCACATGAAAACCACGTATGCCAGTCAGACACGTAGGCTGGCTTTCTGCTCAGCGAAGCCTGGGGTAAGAAAGCTCAAACGCAGGAGGAGTGACGGAATCAAGAGTTACAACAGCCACGACCAGACACCACCAAGCAGCCCTGGCTGTCATTCCCAATGGCGCCTCTGTTGCAAAGCCATTGACCCAAACTTGATACCTGCATGTTTCGGTCTTACTCCCCTAAAGCACATATCATTTCTGCAATTCCTCTGCGTCTGGAGGAGCACGTTAGAACATTGCAAGAAAGGCTTCAAGGCATGggattaaattacattttaagaagGCAAGGGGAGCAGTTGTGTAACTGCAGAACGACCTTGCAGCCTCTGCGCACACGAGCGGATCCATCAACTTGGACAGAAACGAGACGTTATCACTAGACCCGCTCTGGTAGGCGAAGGCTGCGGAATCGGGTACTGCAAGAGGGAAACCTGACAACACCCCTCCATCGCGGCGAGGTAAAGGCAGCCAGGGAATGCCAACAGATGCTGATATTTAGCATCTTGCTCCTTGAGCGGAAAAAGGCGGGAGCTGTAGTTGACCAGCAACGTCCTAGAAGGATGACTTCGAAGATCCAAGCTACAGGTTTTGCAACAAGAGGCAGAGAGAATTAGTAAAGCAGAACTAAGCAGCAGACCCAGGACAGCAGAGCACTAGCCGGGGAAGGAGCGGGGAGCGAGAGGGCTGGGACAGAGCTGGGTAAGGGCGGCACGAGAACAGCCGAGACTCTGAAAACGGCAGGTGCGCGACATAACCGGCGGCATTCTTCTCCGCGGGCGTGCGACGCTGTCGGGATCGACCCTGCTGACCTCGGGAACGGCTCGCTGCTGAGGGCACGCAGCCGGGCACCGGCAAGAGCTCCGGCCCCGGGGGAACAACGCCCGGCTGGGGACCGACAGCCGGCTGACGGCCCTGCCTGCGGGGCGTGCCGGTTCCCGGCGCCTGCGCCGGGCCTCCCCCGGGGACCACCgacgcccccccacccccgagCACCGAGCACACcgcgggggccgcggcggggcggccctTACACGACGTCCTCGCGGACGGCGGTGCCGTGCTGCCGGTTGTGGCAGCGGACGGAGAGGCAGCTCCGCAGGCCGTAGCGGCACCCCTGCGCCAGCTTGTAGGCGCGGAAGCGCTCCCTGAAGTCCTCGTAGTTCCTGAAGCGGGACCCCAGCTCCATGGCGGGCACCGcaccccggcccggcccggccccgcggtcTCCGCACCCCCGGAAGgagcccgccgccccccgccgcttTGTATTGAACCAGCTGGGGCACCGCCCACGCCCGGAATGTGGCCAATCAGAGCCGTCCTCTCCCGATTGCCAGGAAGCGAGCCAACCGGCCCAGGGTTTTTCGCCACGCCCGTGTGACTGGCGGCTAGGCGGCCCAATCGGCTGGCCTTCCCCGCCCCGCGGGTGGGCGGTACTTCGCACGGCCCGGATCTCGCCGCTGTCAGTGGCGCCGGTTCTGGGTCGCAGAGGAGATGGCGGCTGCGGGCGACGGCGggggaccggggccggggccggggccggggcggccgccgcccggGGACCTGCGGAGCGTGCTGATCACCAGCGTGCTGAACCTGGAGCGGCTGGAGCTCGACCTCTTCAGGTGCGCCGGGCCGCCGGGCCGCCGGGTCCCggccgcc comes from the Haliaeetus albicilla chromosome 2, bHalAlb1.1, whole genome shotgun sequence genome and includes:
- the ZSWIM1 gene encoding zinc finger SWIM domain-containing protein 1, whose protein sequence is MAMAQAPPGPGRGSLVAYELGAGGRMASVSFQSAAMGGVFARFPRALLVHRAAGTAGRVLYVFLVAGPAPGLQGGMARVVHLAVPRDESAGSLARMYGAFRAFNPAWAETRLLLVGPGLPQPLTLAQAFPSAEVQLSVFHLCKRLQQQVQRLALEDRVERLILAALSDTVHAATESSRRKMHALLRDLVAPDLLPQLHIRWLLDDEIWAAHRERSWGEASNYFRDLEIVTQGLSQVFSAELALESCITSLARHYQKCVSKSPPDAAMCSAPHPDHCAAWAAPQSLPASGSPLAPVACQGKLLQSSIQASPTTAAAQQQQPVPASLTAAESPVIVLQSRPSAPQLPAALQHQPETPQALLLQREPMSPQSSLDPSSPVAKLEATENLEGDSEEEINRRTEEGIKQSLSDICTEPAARLCLSEFAVVQKSVQLIGTGEDALSIQVLEDAHRVNMKGPSSCTCHFNQVFQLPCRHILAVLNSDRKTLQPEMLSRQWQKGCDAHQAGQDSADGLLEILKSSWNESLDKSLVVSFLTAEVSRLLTHCSREEFEHRYRTLRELADSWIGPYVEVKL
- the ZSWIM3 gene encoding zinc finger SWIM domain-containing protein 3, whose amino-acid sequence is MELGSRFRNYEDFRERFRAYKLAQGCRYGLRSCLSVRCHNRQHGTAVREDVVFMQVKFGCARTQKYSKKRKQQPSLCPAYFVLQYKEDIDQLVISELNSDHIHADPVFSLTRAATATASTATRDGPATELCEQQQVGGTNSSAEAHEDSHTVAGQPVDGAPAPYGAPALPEAVKENASALIRVAEVMKTFLRVDRGSLASISADSDHGLDRLSFQTSKMKSLFMQFPESLLLHRVLSERGHVLYALLVESEERVGKVVHLSLLKDDTASSIRKMLTIFKEFNPEWQKVQTVFVDVSFFHKAILQELFPAAQVLLSVYHTVRLLEKNVREAEISSSLKQNLMLALQKAVFSPSAASLDALSQLVKRVVSPELYNYLRANWFSCELLWCLHAEKGLHSCGTHMDSLDLIMHRISSLFGWQPSLEASVLRFLECADCLDSRSLESLNRGSSSTEEDGWSSLQEQPDACASAAAGPGPVSGSPALAERPEPTGQAAAAGTDSMLATLWESCTDLGSWLCLKEWEVVQTSTQLLSPVPGSLTVRLLEDAHRVSRDCCSCSCCFHRRYRLPCRHVLAVLQAHRGRVEEGMVCRRWQRRYQRLPAPGAGPPGCGGGSVGNRPEGREERVRSLSLELANLLMQCEGQELEERSSALAAILAAWARSPGPAAGKEEPVPPYCSE